Proteins encoded by one window of Pyxidicoccus trucidator:
- a CDS encoding glycosyltransferase family 87 protein encodes MSFAMTPVTASRAAQPFLPNWVLVLLFITFVGLTFAVKSLVFPDRYRDVDVASYWAAARTAFLDEVSPYGAEAPRLAQQRWMPDRLEVPPFLYTPVALLAFGPLQWMEPFTAARALFGLNLLAAVVMMTFLVRTLGLGSSRRVAWASALYTLLFPPLYESIGAGQINLLLMLLVFGVWHVYGSRRSTVAGGLAAASVVFLKLHLGLLLLPVLLRQRVSLLLTFIASLVLGSGLAAAVFPFNAWGSWLEHVVRASSLVKLPEGLPSVAMMTNLSIPAMTARFLVPSRHRPFLDAPAWISSAVPALLCGLVLVWTAWVLWRSSRMPHTPERANAEVCLALAAAFELSPLSWTHHLVFVLPTMLLLLRHVVLEPGRPPLTRGVLAASMLILVPHPYLFGKANALVLVAMATLQSLAALAMWGAISVWVLQLAREPSPDIRKDGASEALVNVTPAPSGR; translated from the coding sequence ATGAGCTTCGCCATGACTCCCGTGACTGCTTCGCGCGCCGCGCAGCCCTTCCTGCCGAACTGGGTGCTGGTGCTGCTCTTCATCACTTTCGTCGGGCTCACGTTCGCCGTGAAGTCGCTCGTCTTCCCGGACCGATACCGGGACGTCGACGTCGCGTCGTATTGGGCGGCGGCCCGGACGGCCTTCCTCGACGAGGTCTCGCCCTACGGAGCCGAGGCGCCCCGGCTCGCGCAACAACGCTGGATGCCCGACCGCCTGGAGGTGCCGCCGTTCCTCTACACACCGGTCGCGCTGCTGGCCTTCGGGCCGCTGCAGTGGATGGAGCCATTCACCGCCGCGCGGGCGCTGTTCGGGCTGAACCTGCTGGCGGCCGTGGTGATGATGACCTTCCTGGTGCGCACGCTCGGCCTGGGCAGCTCGCGCCGCGTCGCCTGGGCCAGCGCCCTCTACACTCTCCTCTTCCCCCCCCTGTACGAGTCCATCGGCGCCGGGCAGATCAACCTGCTGCTGATGCTGCTGGTCTTCGGCGTGTGGCACGTATACGGAAGCAGGCGCTCCACGGTGGCCGGAGGTCTGGCGGCCGCCTCGGTGGTCTTTCTCAAGCTACACCTCGGCCTGTTGCTGCTGCCGGTGCTGCTGCGCCAGCGCGTGTCATTGCTCCTGACATTCATCGCATCGCTCGTCCTGGGCTCGGGGCTGGCCGCGGCGGTGTTCCCCTTCAACGCCTGGGGGAGCTGGCTCGAGCACGTCGTGCGGGCCAGCTCGCTCGTCAAGCTTCCCGAGGGACTGCCGAGCGTCGCCATGATGACGAACCTGAGCATCCCAGCGATGACGGCGCGCTTCCTGGTCCCGAGCCGCCACCGTCCCTTCCTGGACGCGCCCGCCTGGATATCCTCCGCGGTGCCCGCCCTGCTGTGCGGTCTTGTCCTGGTGTGGACGGCATGGGTGCTGTGGCGCTCCAGCCGCATGCCACATACGCCCGAGCGCGCCAATGCGGAGGTCTGCCTCGCGCTCGCCGCGGCCTTCGAACTCTCCCCGCTCTCCTGGACCCACCACCTCGTTTTCGTCTTGCCGACGATGCTCCTGCTGCTACGACACGTCGTCCTGGAGCCGGGGCGCCCTCCCCTGACCCGGGGTGTTCTCGCGGCGTCGATGCTCATCCTGGTTCCGCACCCCTACCTCTTCGGAAAGGCGAATGCCCTCGTCCTGGTGGCGATGGCCACCCTGCAATCCCTCGCGGCCCTCGCCATGTGGGGCGCCATCAGCGTCTGGGTGCTGCAACTGGCTCGGGAGCCGTCCCCGGACATTCGGAAGGACGGCGCCTCCGAAGCCCTCGTGAACGTCACGCCCGCGCCGTCGGGACGCTGA